The proteins below are encoded in one region of Nakamurella flava:
- a CDS encoding cytochrome P450, giving the protein MPMLFSRNGLDPVAELTDRRADEPIGKLELPFGISAWLVTGYAEAKAVLGNADAFSNAFGNLGADEDQDPGGLGMTDPPYHTRLRKMLTPEFTMRRLRRLEPRITEIVESLLDDMQARYDTQVAAGEQPTIDMVSMFALPIPSLVICELLGVPYADRDTFQALSTARFDVSADTLGSIGTSLDYLQGLVERERRNPGEGMLGMLIREYGDQISDRELAGLADGILTGGHETTASTLSLGVLALLQNAQGYAALAGEPDAETVHRTVEELLRYLSVVQVAFPRFAREDVTVGGVTIGAGEMVLCSYSAVDRDPALAADSPGPGVDRFDPSRPATSHLAFGYGIHRCVGAELARIELRIAFPALARRFPGLRLAGPADELAYRDNSIVYSVETLPVTW; this is encoded by the coding sequence ATGCCCATGCTGTTCTCCCGGAACGGGCTGGACCCCGTCGCCGAGCTGACGGACCGTCGCGCCGACGAGCCGATCGGCAAGCTGGAACTCCCGTTCGGCATCTCCGCCTGGCTGGTCACCGGCTACGCCGAGGCCAAGGCGGTGCTCGGTAACGCCGATGCGTTCAGCAACGCCTTCGGCAACCTCGGCGCCGACGAGGACCAGGACCCGGGCGGCCTGGGGATGACCGACCCGCCCTACCACACGCGGCTCCGCAAGATGCTGACCCCGGAATTCACCATGCGCCGGTTGCGGCGGCTGGAGCCGCGCATCACCGAGATCGTCGAGTCCCTGCTCGACGACATGCAGGCCCGGTACGACACGCAGGTGGCCGCCGGTGAGCAGCCGACCATCGACATGGTGTCGATGTTCGCCCTGCCCATCCCGTCCCTGGTGATCTGCGAACTGCTGGGCGTGCCCTACGCCGACCGGGACACCTTCCAGGCGTTGTCCACCGCCCGTTTCGACGTCTCCGCCGACACCCTGGGGTCCATCGGCACCTCGCTGGACTACCTGCAGGGGCTGGTCGAGCGGGAACGCCGCAACCCCGGCGAGGGCATGCTCGGCATGTTGATCAGGGAGTACGGCGACCAGATCAGCGACCGGGAGCTGGCCGGTCTGGCCGACGGCATCCTCACCGGTGGCCACGAGACCACCGCCTCCACGCTGTCGCTCGGCGTCCTCGCGCTGCTGCAGAACGCGCAGGGGTACGCGGCGCTGGCCGGCGAGCCCGACGCCGAGACGGTGCACCGCACCGTCGAAGAGCTCCTGCGGTACCTGTCCGTCGTGCAGGTCGCGTTCCCCCGGTTCGCCCGCGAGGACGTCACCGTCGGTGGGGTGACCATCGGCGCGGGGGAGATGGTGCTGTGCTCCTACTCCGCCGTCGACCGCGACCCCGCGCTCGCCGCCGACTCGCCCGGGCCCGGCGTCGACCGTTTCGACCCGTCCCGCCCGGCCACCTCTCACCTGGCCTTCGGCTACGGCATCCACCGCTGCGTGGGCGCCGAACTGGCCCGGATAGAACTGCGCATCGCCTTCCCGGCCCTGGCTCGCCGCTTCCCCGGACTGCGGCTGGCCGGGCCGGCCGACGAGCTCGCCTACCGGGACAACTCGATCGTCTACAGCGTCGAGACGCTGCCCGTCACCTGGTGA
- a CDS encoding ABC transporter ATP-binding protein, translating into MISFRSVSKVFPDGTAAVQDLTVEIPTGRITVFVGPSGCGKTTSLRMINRMIEPTAGTIEIDGRDTRSIDAPTLRRGIGYVIQNAGLFPHRTVLDNVATVPVLQGTSRREARAAASELLERVGLPAAMGKRYPAQLSGGQQQRVGVARALAADPPVMLMDEPFSAVDPVVRGQLQDEFIRLQSELGKTIVFVTHDIDEAVKLGDKIAVFAVGGRLAQYASPDDVLRRPSDDFVADFVGRDRGYRALSFLDSPDLPLHDEPTATLGSALTADAGSTGEGAEETRTDGPATRWLLVLDGERRPRGWLDTTNLAPGTTVTDQQLVLGGALAGPGSSLRTALDAALSSPSGRGVAVDADGRVVGTVRATEVLTAIESARVRSAAERTGAHRLPAGALTKSGTGGDQP; encoded by the coding sequence GTGATCAGTTTCCGCTCGGTCTCCAAGGTCTTCCCGGACGGCACCGCCGCCGTGCAGGACCTCACCGTCGAGATCCCCACCGGTCGCATCACCGTGTTCGTCGGTCCGTCCGGCTGCGGCAAGACGACGTCGCTGCGCATGATCAACCGCATGATCGAGCCGACCGCCGGCACGATCGAGATCGACGGCCGCGACACCCGCAGCATCGACGCGCCCACCCTGCGGCGGGGCATCGGCTACGTCATCCAGAACGCCGGGTTGTTCCCGCACCGCACCGTGCTGGACAACGTGGCCACCGTCCCGGTGCTGCAGGGCACCTCCCGACGGGAGGCACGCGCCGCGGCGTCCGAGCTGCTGGAGCGGGTCGGGCTGCCGGCCGCGATGGGCAAGCGCTACCCGGCCCAGCTGTCCGGCGGTCAGCAGCAGCGCGTCGGGGTGGCCCGCGCACTGGCGGCCGACCCGCCGGTGATGCTGATGGACGAGCCGTTCTCGGCGGTCGACCCCGTGGTCCGGGGTCAGCTGCAGGACGAGTTCATCCGGCTGCAGTCCGAGCTCGGCAAGACGATCGTCTTCGTCACCCACGACATCGACGAGGCGGTGAAGCTGGGCGACAAGATCGCCGTGTTCGCGGTCGGCGGGCGGCTGGCCCAGTACGCCTCCCCCGACGACGTGCTGCGCCGCCCGTCCGACGACTTCGTCGCCGACTTCGTCGGCCGGGACCGGGGGTACCGGGCGCTGTCCTTCCTGGACTCCCCCGACCTGCCGTTGCACGACGAGCCGACCGCCACCCTGGGCAGCGCCCTGACCGCCGACGCCGGGTCCACCGGGGAAGGCGCCGAGGAGACACGCACCGACGGTCCGGCGACCCGCTGGCTGCTGGTGCTGGACGGCGAGCGTCGGCCACGGGGCTGGCTGGACACCACGAACCTGGCCCCCGGCACCACCGTCACCGACCAGCAGCTCGTGCTGGGTGGTGCGTTGGCCGGGCCGGGGTCCTCGCTGCGGACCGCCCTGGACGCCGCGCTGTCGTCGCCCTCGGGGCGGGGAGTCGCGGTCGACGCGGACGGCCGGGTGGTGGGTACGGTCCGCGCCACCGAGGTGCTGACCGCGATCGAGAGCGCCCGGGTCCGGTCGGCCGCCGAACGCACCGGAGCCCACCGGCTGCCGGCCGGCGCGCTGACCAAGTCCGGCACGGGGGGTGACCAGCCGTGA